A segment of the Pseudomonas serboccidentalis genome:
GGCGCACGCCGGCGAAGTGGTGAGCAAACAGCAGTTGCTCGCCGGTGTGTGGCCGGACAGCGTGGTCGAAGACATCAACCTGCGGGTGCACATGGCCGCCCTGCGCAAGGCGCTGGGCGACGGTCAGGCCGGTCAGCGCTACATCATCACCGTGGCCCAGCGCGGTTACAGCTTCGTCGCCCCGCTGACGATGCAGGCCAGCGAACAACGCCTGCGCGAAGCGGCTCCGGGGCGGCACAATCTGCCGTTGCGCCATACCCGGATGATCGGCCGTCAGCCGCTGGTCGACAGCCTGATGCAACAACTGCCTCTGCAGCGTTGCATCACCCTGGTCGGCCCCGGCGGGATCGGCAAGACCACGGTCGCCCTGCGCGTCGCCGAACAGTTGATCGGACGCTATCGCGATGGCATCCGCCTGCTGGATCTGGCACCGCTCAACGACCCGGTGCTGATCGCCTCGCAACTGGCGACCCTGCTCAATCTGTCAGTGCACGACGGCGAACCGCTGGCGGCGGTGATCAACGATGTGCGCGAGCGGCAGATGCTGCTGGTGATCGACAATTGCGAGCACTTGATCGATGCCGTGGCGCTGCTCGCCGAGAGCCTCCTGCGCGGCGCACCACAGGTGCACATTCTGGCCACCAGCCGTGAAAGCCTGCGCGCTGAAGGTGAATTCGTGCAGCGTCTGGATTCGCTCGACTGCCCACCGGCGACGAGCGATCTCGATCGCGAACAGGCGATGGCTTTTGCCGCGCTGCAACTGTTCGTCGAGCGGGCCATGGTCGCCCACGAACACTTCGAATTGAGCGACGCCGAGCTACCGCTGGCGATTGAAATCTGCCGGCGCCTGGACGGTATTCCGCTGGCGCTGGAGCTGGCGGCGGCGCAGGTCGAAAGTCTCGGTCTGAGCGGCTTGCTGCAGCAATGGCAGGATCACCTGCACCCACTGGCGGCGGGCAACCACCACCGCCATGCGCGGCACCAGACGCTGCATGCCACGCTGGACTGGAGTTTCAACCTGCTCACGCCCTGCGAGCAGACCTGTCTGCGCCGCCTCGGGGTGTTTCGCGGCAGTTTCAGCCTGGCGTCGGCCGCTGCGGTGGTCGTCGGTCAGCACATCGAACCCACCGAGGTGCTCGCGGCGGTCACGCAACTGGTGGCCAAATCGCTGCTCAATGTGGATGTCGGCGACGAACAAGTGTTCTATCGCCTGCTCGATACCACGCGCCATTACGCGCTGGAAAAACTCGAACACAGCGGTGAACGCGAAACCCTGCGCGAACGCCACGCCGAACGCTATCTGACGTTGATGGAACAGGCGCAGACCGAGTGGGAGCACACCCCGACCACGCAATGGCTCGAACGTTATGCCCGGGGTCTGGAGGACCTGCGCGCCGCTCTCGACTGGAGTTTGCACGGTGCGGGCTCGCGCCCACTCGGAATCCGTCTGACGGCGACGTCGGCTGCGCTCTGGCAAGAGCTGTCGTTGCTCAAGGAATATGGCGGCCATGTGCGCCAGGCACTGACCTTGCTCGCCGGTGCCGAGCAACCCTGCCCACGACTGGAAATCACCCTGCAACTGGCGCTCGGCAGCGCTTGCTACCACACCTGGGGCGGTTCGCCGGAAACCATCGAGGCCTTCACCCAGGCCCACGCACTGGCGCAACGGCACCACGACGTCGCCGGGCAGTTGCGCGCGATATCCGGACACCTCGCGGTCAATCTCAGTTGCGGCCATTACCAGGCTGCACTGAAGCAAAGCGAACAGTTCGACCGCCTCGGTGGCCAAGACGACCCGCTGCTGTCGTTGAGTATTCACCGCTTGCGTGTCCTGGCCCTGCACTTTGCCGGCGACCAGCCGCAAGCCCGGATCAGCGCCGAGCAAGTGATCCAGCGCATGGCGCACAGTGGCTATCGCAACCGGTTCACCCATGGTTTTGGCGTGCAGTACGACCAGAGCGTGGCTTCGCTGACCATCCTCGCCCGGGTACTGTGGCTGCAGGGGTTTCCCGAACAGGCATGGCGCACCGCCCGGCAGGCGCTGGACATCGCCGTGCAGATCAACCACGGCACTTCGATCTGCTACACCCTGGCCCTGGCCAGTTGCCTGATCGCGCATTACAACGGCGATTCCAAGACCGCCCGCACGCTGTTGCAGCTGTTGCTGGAGCAGGCGCAAAAGCACTCGGTGCTGCTGTTCCACACCTGGGGGCAGCACTATGCGCAGGTCATTGATGGGCGCCTGGCCCAGCCCGTCACCCCGGCGGACAACGGCCTGATCAAGGAGCTGATGGTCACGCTCGATGCGCGTTACATCGATGATGCGTTGCTTGCGCGCGCGCGCAATGGCGCGGCAGGCTGGAGCACCGCTGAGGTGTTGCGGGCCGAGGCGGAGCGGTTGTTGGCTGATGACGCGGGGTGTGCGCAGGGACGCCTTCGCGAGCAGGTTCGCTCCGACAAGAGCGCGCCTGTCTGTGGAAGCGAGCCTGCTCGCGAAGGCAATCGCCCAGGCACCGTCGATACCGCCGTCCAGGCAGAAGCGCTTCTGCAAAACGCCCTCGCCATCGCCCGATCCCAAGGCGCCCTGGCCTGGGAACTGCGCAGCGCGACATCTCTGGCACAGCTGTGGCAGCGCCAGTCACGTCACCGTGAAGCGCTGGATTTGCTGACACCGATCTACCAGCGTTTCAGCGAAGGCTACGCGACCCCGGACTTGCGCAAGGTGCGTTTGCTGCTCGACGCGTTACGTGGCCAATTGCACACCTGAGCCGGATCGATGTCGCCCGTGGTACAGCGCATAACGATGCACGATAGCGCTCAGTTCACCGCTACTTTCCAGCTGTTCGCGGACATAACAGCGAATGGTGTTGAGCATCCGATAGCGCACCGGGTCTGCGCCCTGCTCCACCGTCAGCCATGACTTGGCGACCAGGCGTTCGATGATCGCCGTCAGATGCGCACCGTCAATCACCCGCAGCGCCGCCGCCTCGGTGAAAGCCATCTTGAACACCGACAGACGCTGCAAGACCCGTTGCTCGCTGCTCTTGAGATCCTGATAGCTCCAGTCCAGCGCAGCGTTCATGGACTGAAGCCGCGCCACCGCCGTGCGTCGGCCATGACTGAGCAGGCGCAGGCCGTTGTCCAGTTGCGTTTGCAGCCCCACCAGCGCCAACGCATCGATCTGCGCGGCCGCCAGTTCAATGGCCAGCGGCAAGCCGTCGAGCCGCCGACAGATGTCGCACACAGTTGGCAGATCCTGCTCGCGCAGGCTGAAATCGTGCTGACGGGCGCGAGCGCGGCTGACCAGCAATTGCACTGCCGAATAGCTCATGACCTCGTCGACCGTGTCCGACGCCGACGCCTTGGGAAAGGCCAGCGGCGCAACCGATTGCAGGGTCTCGAGATCGGCCTGCAACGGTTCGCGACTGGTGACCAGCAGTGCCAGGCGTGGCGCCGCCAGCAGCAGTCGCTCCACCAGCGCCCGGCACGGCTCGCGACGGCGCTCGCCGTTATCCAGCACCAGCAAGGCATGGCGCGACACTAACGACTCGAACGAGGTGTCGAGGGTGCGCAGCAGATGGTCGAGCAACGATGGGGCATCATCGATCACGGACAGATCGATGTACCAGATGCCATCACGATAATGCTGCAACAGCAGCTCGGCCACGCGCAGTGCCACCGTGGATTTGCCGACACCGGCCGGGCCGGTCAGCGTCATCAGCCGGCACAGCGGCATTTGTCGCACCAGGCTGCCGACCAGCGAATCGCGGCCGATGACCGAAGTCAGGCGTGCGGGCAAATTATGCTGCGGGGCGTGCAAGGTTTCGAACACCACTTGTGCAACGCTTCCAGCCTGCACCGGGGCGATGAAACAGTAGCCGCACTGCGGCACGTTGACGATGTAGCGCTGGCCGTTCTCGCCGTCACCCAGCGCCCGGCGCAACGCGGCGATGTGCACCCGCAGGTTGATCTCCTCGACCACACTGTCGGGCCACACCAGGGCAATCAGTTGTTCCTTGCGTACCACTCGTCCAGCGCGCTCGACCAGCACCTGCAGAATATCCAGGGCGCGCCCGCCCATGCGCAACTGCCGGTCGCCGTCGAGGACCAGCCGTTGGCGCAGATGAAAGGCGTATGGCCCAAAATGCAGGACCGATGCAGCGGGCAAATCGATGTGGCTGTGCATGCCGTTTTTCAGCGCCAGCGGTCGCGAGCATCATGCCCTCAGCCTCCGGCGCCTCTCCCTTCCAGACGTTACCGTTATCTTGGCAGGCGTGGGTGACGGCACAACCTCCGTGCAGGGCGCAACACGGACATCCGGATGCACCGGACGGACACAACCGCTCTAGCTGAACTGTTCGCGGTACTGCGCCGGGGTCAGGCCGAGTTTTTCAGCGAACAGAAAACGCATATGGCGCACGCTGCCGAAACCACTTTTATAGGCCACGGTCTTCAACGGCAGCTCGCTGGTTTCCAGAAGATTACGCGCGCAATCGATACGGGCGTTCTGCAGAAACTCCATCGGTGTCATGTTCACCTCCCGCGCGAACACCCGCGCAAAGTGCCGGGTACTCATGTTCGCCAGACCGGCCATGCGCTCAACCGTGAATGCTTGGTCGAGGTGTTCCAGCACATGGTTCTGCACGCGGGTGATGGCGGTTTCCTGCGGAGCCACCGCCGCCATCAATGGGCTGAACTGCGCTTGTCCGCCCTGACGCTTCATCACCACCAGCAGGACCTTGGCCACGTCCTGGGCGACTTTTTTCCCGTGATCCCGGGCGACCACGGCCAACGCCAGGTCGATGCCGGCAGTCACGCCTCCCGAGGTGATCAGGCGGCGGTCTTCGGTGTAGATCTGGTCAGTCTCCACCTGCGCCTTGGGGAAGGCCTTGATCAGCCGTTCGGTGTAGTTCCAGTGGGTCGTCACGCGATAGCCATCGAGCAGACCGGCATGCCCGAGCACAAAGGCCCCGGTGCAGATCGAACCGTAGCAACCAGCCTGTCCCACCGCCCGTCGCAGCCAGGCGAGCAACGCCGGGTGCTTTTCGTTGTAGGCCCCCGGACCGCCCGGCACCAGCAGCAGGTCGCAGGCCAGGGCCGGGTCGTCGATATGGCGGTCGGCCTGCACCTGCACGCCATTGGACGCGCGCAACATCCCGCGCTCGGTGCCGAGGGTGATCAACTGGTAATGATCTTCAGGTTTCAAGTAGCGATTGGCGACCGAAAACACCTCCATGGGCCCGGCCATGTCGAGCAGTAAAAAGTCGGGAAACAGCACCATAGCCACGGTTTTCATGGGTGAACATCACTGAAATCAAGGAAAAGTAAGCAGAGCTCGTATTATGGCCAAGTGCGCGGCGAGCGGCGAAAAGAATACGTGATCGGGTACGCAAAACTGTCAACCTGAGAGGGACAGTGTTTCAATTTCCATCTACTTATTGCTCGAACCGATTAACAGTAACCTTCTCCTCACTCGGACGAATCAACGTCCCACCAGGAGATTTCATCATGCTGACGCTTCGCAAAGCTTCCGACCGCGGCCTCGCCAATCATGGCTGGTTGAAGTCCTTCCACACCTTCTCCTTCGCCAGCTACCGTAACCCGCGTGAGCAGGGATTTTCCGACCTGCTGGTGATCAACGACGACCGCGTGGCGGCCGGCAAGGGCTTCGGCCAGCACCCGCACCGCGACATGGAGATTTTTTCCTACGTGCTTGAAGGCGCACTGGAACACAAGGACACCCTCGGCACCGGTTCGGTGATCCGCCCCGGTGACGTGCAACTGATGAGTGCCGGCAGCGGCGTGGCCCACAGCGAGTTCAACCATTCGGCCACCCGACCTGTGCACTTTCTGCAGATCTGGATCGTACCGGAAGTGGCCGGCGCCAAGCCGCGCTACCAGCAGGAGCACTTCAGCGCGCAGAAAAAACGCGGTCGCCTGCAACTGATCATCTCGCCGGACGGCGCGGATGGCTCACTGAAAGTACGTCAGGACGCCCGGGTCTTCGCCGGCCTGTTCGACGGCAAGGAAAGCGCGACGCTGCAACTGCCGCCCAACCGTTATGCCTACGTGCATGTAGCGCGTGGCAGCGTTGAACTCAACGGCGTGCAGTTGCAGGAAGGCGACGGTGTGCGGGTTCGTGAAGAACAGGCACTGACCTTGAGCAACGGCGTGGATGCCGAGGTGCTGGTGTTTGATCTGCGGCCGCAGGAGTTGCCGCAAATGCCATGAGGCAGGGTTGTAACGCCTACGAAAACGGCCTTCTTTTGAAGGCCGTTTTTTATTGTGGAGGCAGTGGCGTTGGCAGCACCGACGGTTTTGGTGTGTGAGCGTCCTTGCCTGCTTGAACCGCCGCGAAGGTCGTTTGTATGGCGACATACATATTCGCTTGATTGGCGTAATAAGCACCGACGACGATGGCGACTATCCCCAGTAACTGGACGGCCGTTGCAGCCCAGACATTGGCTTTGACGGTCGCCCCTTGCCTTGCTGCGTCCTGCGCGCCGTCGGCAATCCTGCGCATTTCTTGCGTAATCAGGTCGTAGCGTCTGTCTCGTTCGACTTGAGTTTTGTCCCGCTCTCCCTGAACAGATAAAAACCCGTCAATTTTCATTGATACCGCGTCCAGTCGAGCATCCATTCGTGTCTCGATGGTCTCGATCCTGGCATTGAATTCTTCGCGACTGATGGCGCCCATGACTTGCGTTCCCTGGCCTTTACTCGTTGTGTCACTGCTTTGAAAGTGACTGAATTCCCTGGCTTCCAATTCGACACCTTTATCGGGCTACCGATACCGTCCGTGGTATGTCACTCCAGTACATGCGTGCTGCCTTGCACCAGCCTTTGAAACGATAGCCCTCGGTCCTCCGGCCTACAAGCCAGCGGTTTCTGCTATCGGCGTAGGCCGTTTCATCAGGATTTGTGAGTTCGCCGATGCCAGTGTGCGCTACTCATTTTCCGAGGCAAACACCTCGACGATCTGTTCAATCACCGCCCTCACCCGCGCGGTATGGCGTAGATCCGCATGGGTCACCAACCACACTTCATAGGGCTGCGGCCGGGTACGCTGCGGCCAGAGCCTGACCAGTCCGTCGCGCTCGCCCATGTACACCGGGATTTCTCCTACACCCAACCCTGCTGCAATCGAACGGCGCACGAGCAGGCTGGAACTGAGGCTGGCGACAATCCGGCCGCGACTTAGCGGCTCCGACACCAGGGTCAGGTCCTTTTGGCTTTGCAGGTACGGTTGATAGACCACCAGATCATGCCCCTCGAACGCTGTGTCCGGCTGCGGCATGCCATTGGCGTCGATATACGCTTGGGATGCGAACAGTCCCACCGGCCATCGGGCAATGCGACGGGCGATCAGATCAGGGTTGTCGGGTCGGGTGTTGCGCACCGCGATATCCGCCTCGCGCTTGGCCAGGTTGAGAATCTGCGTGGACGCATCCAGTTGCACTAGCACGTCCGGGTGCTGCTCGTGCAAACGGGCAATGGCCGGGATCAGAAAGTCGATGGCCAGCGAATCGGTGGTACTGACGCGCACCGTGCCGGTCAGGCGATCATCCAGGCCCTGAATCTGCCGCTCCAGCTCCAGTGCCGAATGCTCCATTTTCTCCACACTCTTGAGCGCTGCCTCACCGACCGCGGTCAAGGCGTAGCCGTCGGAGGTGCGCAGGAACAACGTCGCACTCAGGGATTTTTCCAGTGCCGTGATCCGCCGCCCGACCGTGGCCTGATCCACCCCCAGCACCCGCGCCGCGCCCCGTAGCGTCGACTCGCGGCAAACGGCGAGAAATACCCGTGCATCATCCCAATTCATGCTGTCTCCAAGTGATGCATATTCGCATCGTAGTGCCGCTTAATCGCTGCATTAACGCAGCAACGATAGCCGATATGCTGGACGCCATAAACCTTCCGCGAGATCGCTATCATGCGCACTTCAACCTCCACCGGTATCTGGCTGCCGATCTTCGCCGGCCTCTGCGCCAGCCTGGTCAGCATCGGGCTGGCGCGTTTCGCTTACACCCCGTTGATCCCTTCGCTGATTGAAGCGCAGTGGTTCAGCGCCAATGATGTGGTCTACCTCGGTGCGGCCAATCTGGTCGGCTATCTGATCGGCGCCCTGCTCGGCCGGCCGACAGCGCGCCAGCTCGGCAATAAAAATGCCTTGCGGCTGATGATGCTGGTGGTCACGGCGGCTTTTTTTGCCTGTGCGTTTCCGTTGTCGGTGAGCTGGTTCTTCGGCTGGCGACTGCTGTCGGGGATTGCCGGTGGCGCGATCATGGTGCTGGTGGC
Coding sequences within it:
- a CDS encoding ATP-binding protein produces the protein MSLSPNQAIGFGPYRIYTGQRLVMEGDQPLRLGRRAMDILLMLLAHAGEVVSKQQLLAGVWPDSVVEDINLRVHMAALRKALGDGQAGQRYIITVAQRGYSFVAPLTMQASEQRLREAAPGRHNLPLRHTRMIGRQPLVDSLMQQLPLQRCITLVGPGGIGKTTVALRVAEQLIGRYRDGIRLLDLAPLNDPVLIASQLATLLNLSVHDGEPLAAVINDVRERQMLLVIDNCEHLIDAVALLAESLLRGAPQVHILATSRESLRAEGEFVQRLDSLDCPPATSDLDREQAMAFAALQLFVERAMVAHEHFELSDAELPLAIEICRRLDGIPLALELAAAQVESLGLSGLLQQWQDHLHPLAAGNHHRHARHQTLHATLDWSFNLLTPCEQTCLRRLGVFRGSFSLASAAAVVVGQHIEPTEVLAAVTQLVAKSLLNVDVGDEQVFYRLLDTTRHYALEKLEHSGERETLRERHAERYLTLMEQAQTEWEHTPTTQWLERYARGLEDLRAALDWSLHGAGSRPLGIRLTATSAALWQELSLLKEYGGHVRQALTLLAGAEQPCPRLEITLQLALGSACYHTWGGSPETIEAFTQAHALAQRHHDVAGQLRAISGHLAVNLSCGHYQAALKQSEQFDRLGGQDDPLLSLSIHRLRVLALHFAGDQPQARISAEQVIQRMAHSGYRNRFTHGFGVQYDQSVASLTILARVLWLQGFPEQAWRTARQALDIAVQINHGTSICYTLALASCLIAHYNGDSKTARTLLQLLLEQAQKHSVLLFHTWGQHYAQVIDGRLAQPVTPADNGLIKELMVTLDARYIDDALLARARNGAAGWSTAEVLRAEAERLLADDAGCAQGRLREQVRSDKSAPVCGSEPAREGNRPGTVDTAVQAEALLQNALAIARSQGALAWELRSATSLAQLWQRQSRHREALDLLTPIYQRFSEGYATPDLRKVRLLLDALRGQLHT
- a CDS encoding ATP-binding protein encodes the protein MHSHIDLPAASVLHFGPYAFHLRQRLVLDGDRQLRMGGRALDILQVLVERAGRVVRKEQLIALVWPDSVVEEINLRVHIAALRRALGDGENGQRYIVNVPQCGYCFIAPVQAGSVAQVVFETLHAPQHNLPARLTSVIGRDSLVGSLVRQMPLCRLMTLTGPAGVGKSTVALRVAELLLQHYRDGIWYIDLSVIDDAPSLLDHLLRTLDTSFESLVSRHALLVLDNGERRREPCRALVERLLLAAPRLALLVTSREPLQADLETLQSVAPLAFPKASASDTVDEVMSYSAVQLLVSRARARQHDFSLREQDLPTVCDICRRLDGLPLAIELAAAQIDALALVGLQTQLDNGLRLLSHGRRTAVARLQSMNAALDWSYQDLKSSEQRVLQRLSVFKMAFTEAAALRVIDGAHLTAIIERLVAKSWLTVEQGADPVRYRMLNTIRCYVREQLESSGELSAIVHRYALYHGRHRSGSGVQLAT
- a CDS encoding GlxA family transcriptional regulator; its protein translation is MKTVAMVLFPDFLLLDMAGPMEVFSVANRYLKPEDHYQLITLGTERGMLRASNGVQVQADRHIDDPALACDLLLVPGGPGAYNEKHPALLAWLRRAVGQAGCYGSICTGAFVLGHAGLLDGYRVTTHWNYTERLIKAFPKAQVETDQIYTEDRRLITSGGVTAGIDLALAVVARDHGKKVAQDVAKVLLVVMKRQGGQAQFSPLMAAVAPQETAITRVQNHVLEHLDQAFTVERMAGLANMSTRHFARVFAREVNMTPMEFLQNARIDCARNLLETSELPLKTVAYKSGFGSVRHMRFLFAEKLGLTPAQYREQFS
- a CDS encoding pirin family protein, encoding MLTLRKASDRGLANHGWLKSFHTFSFASYRNPREQGFSDLLVINDDRVAAGKGFGQHPHRDMEIFSYVLEGALEHKDTLGTGSVIRPGDVQLMSAGSGVAHSEFNHSATRPVHFLQIWIVPEVAGAKPRYQQEHFSAQKKRGRLQLIISPDGADGSLKVRQDARVFAGLFDGKESATLQLPPNRYAYVHVARGSVELNGVQLQEGDGVRVREEQALTLSNGVDAEVLVFDLRPQELPQMP
- a CDS encoding LysR family transcriptional regulator, which codes for MNWDDARVFLAVCRESTLRGAARVLGVDQATVGRRITALEKSLSATLFLRTSDGYALTAVGEAALKSVEKMEHSALELERQIQGLDDRLTGTVRVSTTDSLAIDFLIPAIARLHEQHPDVLVQLDASTQILNLAKREADIAVRNTRPDNPDLIARRIARWPVGLFASQAYIDANGMPQPDTAFEGHDLVVYQPYLQSQKDLTLVSEPLSRGRIVASLSSSLLVRRSIAAGLGVGEIPVYMGERDGLVRLWPQRTRPQPYEVWLVTHADLRHTARVRAVIEQIVEVFASENE